A DNA window from Fragaria vesca subsp. vesca linkage group LG3, FraVesHawaii_1.0, whole genome shotgun sequence contains the following coding sequences:
- the LOC101299272 gene encoding uncharacterized protein LOC101299272, translating into MASGDRKESKCCFKEWMETQERDLTELLQAVTVEPENIEQLKQLAGKCITHFEDYIKKRNKLAHKDISAYFAPDWCSPWENSLIWIAGCRPSLFFRLIYALSGSEVESNLTEFLRGTKNGYLGEVMSSTQLVMVNALQSKTISEEERLTMRLAALQEDIADQPIAMIAKGLSKVGEMNEEVEKALDDHGQHMVKLLEEADELRMNTLKEVLKILTPLQGVDFLVASKKLHLCVHKWGRQRDQKHGRVESDEGD; encoded by the coding sequence TGGCAAGCGGTGACAGAAAGGAATCCAAATGCTGCTTCAAAGAATGGATGGAAACCCAAGAGAGAGACCTGACGGAGCTTCTACAAGCTGTCACCGTCGAGCCGGAAAACATAGAGCAACTCAAACAACTCGCCGGGAAATGCATCACGCACTTCGAGGACTACATCAAAAAGCGTAACAAACTCGCCCACAAGGACATCTCCGCCTACTTTGCACCCGACTGGTGCTCTCCCTGGGAGAACTCTCTTATCTGGATCGCCGGCTGCCGCCCTTCCTTGTTCTTCCGCCTCATCTACGCCCTCAGCGGCTCGGAAGTGGAGTCCAACCTCACCGAGTTCCTCCGCGGCACGAAAAACGGGTACCTCGGCGAGGTCATGAGCTCAACGCAGCTTGTGATGGTGAATGCGTTGCAGAGCAAGACAATAAGCGAGGAAGAGAGGCTGACGATGAGGCTGGCGGCTCTGCAGGAGGACATAGCGGACCAGCCGATTGCGATGATTGCAAAAGGGCTGAGCAAAGTTGGGGAGATGAATGAAGAGGTGGAGAAGGCTCTGGATGATCATGGTCAACATATGGTCAAGCTTTTGGAGGAGGCAGATGAGCTGAGGATGAACACGCTGAAGGAGGTTTTGAAGATACTGACTCCTCTTCAGGGTGTGGATTTTCTGGTGGCGAGTAAGAAGCTTCATCTCTGTGTGCATAAGTGGGGAAGGCAGAGGGATCAGAAGCATGGGAGGGTTGAAAGCGATGAAGGAGATTAA